Within the Musa acuminata AAA Group cultivar baxijiao chromosome BXJ2-9, Cavendish_Baxijiao_AAA, whole genome shotgun sequence genome, the region TTCTCAATATCAAATGGACACAATATACCAACAATCGCGAACAAAAAACAATGTAGACCTTATGATGTGAGATAAGCTGGTGTTCATTCTAAAAGCCACGAGGAATTAGCGGTTCCAATATCAATCTTGTACTATTTGTTTTCGAAAAGGATCCTAAAAGGAGGCTTAAGAGAGAAGTCATCGTTTGGTTTCACTGACTCCCCGATAATACGACGTTGAATATAGCCATCGTTAAAAGGATCAAGTCGGGGGAGTCGATGCCTTTTCTAATATTAAGATGGATACCATCTCACTAGTGTGAGTTCTATAAGTCACGACGATTCTAAAGGATCTTTCTATGAAAGCAATAGCTTTTGACTCTTTATTATATCTTTATTTATAACTCTCCGATCAATAAGTAACTATATattatcttataaaaaaataaaaattatttggaTGGTCTAACCATATTGGGCCGCACATAAGTGAAAAGAGTTTTGTTGAGTCACGTTAAAAGATAATGTTAATATTCGAATTAGCTCGATATGATTTAGGCTCGTATACATAAGATGTGTCAGATATTTATCAAGATAATTGGAATACTTTTTGAGAATCGAGAAGGATTCGGAACGTGTCATAGATGATACATACATAAACTAACATcatatagattttttattttagtcCCATCGATGTTTAAGTAAGTTTCaacgagaaaaaaataaatttagtaaAAAATAATTAAGCTCAATTAACTTGTATAAGGTATTTTTTTATAGTgggttaataaaaaaaatattatgcagAACGTTTCTAATCATCCTTTTGGATTGATGTCCACTTAGCTCGATTATGGGCCATGTATTACCTCCTCACCATTGACTATATTATCACATATACTATTACGTGTCGATTTGCTATGGCAAAGAAGATTACCTCTATCATTCATCCCTTTTGAATGTGTATTATGAGATCTCTTGTGAAGGGCTCTAGGCTATGTGGGTTATAAGGAAGCCCTAAGGCCTCCTGTTTAGTTGTTTTTGTTAGGTTGAGTGTTAGCCAAGGTACTTGCCTTGAGCATTCTACTAATATGATTTTTCTAATACTCTATCGAGGTGGTTGCTTGGGATTTTATGTCGAATTGGTTGTCTCATAGTGTTTTACTAAGATAATGATTGCCTCGAGTACTTGCTGAGGTGATTGTCTTAGGGTCCTCTACTTAGATAGTCATCTTACAAGCAGAGACATGTTAGATGCTTACTCTAAGAATAATGTATCAGGCCCTTATTGAATACTTATCCTGAAAATAATATATTGAGTACTTGTTGAAAACTCCTGTGTCAATTGGACAATGTTGGAGTTAGTCCCAACAatagtaaaataaatttaataaaataattaattgatTTTGGTTATTAAGCCTAAGATAACTTTTTATATTAGATTAATAAGAGaaaatattctatgaaatatttaTAGATAGATCATTTATTAACCATTGTTTTAGACTGATTATCCTTTTATGTACCACCATAGAATATTTGGCTATTCCATGTGCATACATAGTAAAGGTTTATGCTAAATAGTAATAGAAaaagattataatatttattttagagataTATACCTAATGAATCAAATAGAGATGGGTTTTTGGTCAATGAGAATAAAAGCAACCTTAAAGCACTACAAGATACAACGAGTCTTTCACTTGAATATGCTAAATCTTgattattaattaaataattgtaaataaataatttaatgaaGTTTCATAAAACTTCatcaagtccaactattctttctTTAATCGTAAATTGAAACCATAGGTATCATTATCCATCCAACATTATGATACTATAATCATATCTAAATGTTAATTTTGAGTCTTTATTTTAGGTTTTTATACAAATACCAGATGCTGCTGATTTAAGGTTAAATTATCTCGttcatttaattttatatatatatatatatatatataactaaaataTCTTATAAGTCAAAGCCAAAGCATAAGAATATTTGTGTTAAGTCAGATTTTAATTATCTGAGTTGAATGTTGATTGAAAGTCAATTGAAGTCTTTCTATATCAATCGATTTCATTTATATTCACTTCTAAACTATGTCGAAACCGATGTGTGAAGAGATTCATAATAAAACTTATTCGAAGCTTAagttaataattattttagatgatatgattatatttttaataggAAAATATTCATTTCTTGAAATGCATGTGAAGAGCCTTTTTATAGTGGGCTTTCAATATCATTATCTTCTTAGTAGACACCAAATTATAAAAAGGTGGAGCATTTCTTTCAAACTTAGTTATGATCATAGGACATCGAAACCAAGACGTGATAATGTCTAACCCACTCAATtacgtattaaaatattaatacgaTATTAAGGTCTATAATATGATATTAAGGTGTTAACATCAAGATATCTATGATACTAAGATATGTCCACGTGACGTCATGATTTTATTCATGTTACATAGAGATATTGATGATGGGGTAATTATCGTATAAAATCTAAATAATAAGAATTAAGTCTATAtggaaataatataaatatattattcatagaCTCCAATTGTGGAATTGTCACTAGCTTATGTTCTGGCTCGATTGATATATGAATTAAGGATTACTAATTCTTTTTAAGTAACGAACAGAGAAATGATAttagtttttttttgttattagttACCGAAAGCTAAATATCACATAGCTTTTCAATTTATAATTAGGTAAGACTAAGATTATTCAAATCCATTCTGAGTccctaaattattttttaaatttgatttattaaattaaaatagtttaaatcGATTTGAATCTACTTGAGCCAATTCAAAACTGATTAATTCAATTCGATTAATCgatttatgattatatatatatatatatatcaaataaattagttctcaattaaactaaattaaaaatcttAGTCTAACAAGGCCAATACAAtaagatttataaaattaaacTCACATCATTAAGCTCATTTGTAAAATTGAGATCTTAAGTCGGTTTTATTAATCATTTTGAATGATTAAGGGCTTAGGATATTAAATATCCAAACTAGTTCAAATCGAATCCAACCGGATCAATTTTTTTGGTCCGGTTCGATTAAAATAAGATAGTCCGAATCGGAATCAATTCAGACCTACCTAATTAAACTGATTCAAAATTAGTTAAACTAATTCCATTACTCCATTTGTAACTTcaagtaattttttaaaaatatttatttttaaataaattagttTACTTGAATTAAATTCAATTGGATTTATGAAATTAAGTTCATAACATTTATAACATTAAGTTGGTTTAATAattattgattatttttttaaattaaaatattacttGATCAATCGAACCAAAGAAAATACTTTTGAACCAAAACTATCTACAataatcaaatccccaatctaaCACCAAATAGGAAGCCTATCTTCGGTTCACTTCACTCGCACCCTCCTCGTTCTACTCCTTCGCCGTTCCCTCTCTCCTCCTGCAACGCTGTGAGGTGAAGCGTGCCGGAGAATGGAGGCCTTCTACTGGCTGCTCTTCGGCGGGCTCGCTGCGGTGGTGGTGGCCCTGGAGATGAGCAAGACCAACAGGGACCGCGCCGCCACCTCCTCCGCCTTCAACTCGTTCAAGAACAACTACCTCCTTGTCTATTCCCTCATGATGGGTGCGTTCACCCCACCGCCCGCCCCCCCCCTTCCCTTTCTCTAGATTTCTCATCTCATCGTTCTCCCTCACATCGTGCAGATCTGATCTGTTCCGATCGTGTTATGCTTAGATCTCTACCCCTCATTTACCGTGATAGATTGTTCAATCAGATTCCGTGTGTTATTTAGATGAATTCTGCACATTCTTGaccttttctcccttttcttcacggAGGCAGCCGGAGATTGGTTGCAGGGTCCGTACGTGTACTACCTCTACAGCCAGTATGGATATGGGAAGGGAGACATCGGTCGCCTCTTCATCGCCGGCTTCGGATCTTCCATGCTGTTCGggaccatcgtcggatctctggcGGACAAGCAGTAAGGACTCCCTCCAATGGGGATCGATTTGCTGCTTTTTCATAGATAAAAAATAAATCCTTTGTGTTCGTCCTCATCTGGTGATCTTGGgccttttttctcttctttgtgtTTGAAAACGGCAGGGGTCGGAAGAGAGCTTCTGTGACGTATTGTATCACTTATATCCTCAGTTGCATCACCAAACATTCTCCACAGTATAAGGTCTTGATGTTGGGACGCATATTAGGAGGGATTGCGACGTCACTCTTGTTTTCGGCATTTGAGTCATGGCTTGTTGCAGAACACAATAAGGTGAATCACCAATTTTGGACTTAAGATATGCTTTGTCGAGGAAATTTCTGTAACATGTTTCTTTGAGTCAAACTTGAGTTTCTCATTCATAAACGGATAATGATTGTATGTATTGGATTTACAAAATTCCATGCGATCTTCACTTGCTTTTCCCATTTTGTTATTCTGTATATCTGATGCTGATGTTCCCATGACATTGTTATTGTCAGGTTTGTAGCTGGTCAAATTGCTACAAAATTTCCAATTTCAAGTCCAGTATATCTTTCCATGGACATCTTTAATTTTGTGGCTCTTTTATTTGCTCTCCATAAGAGTCTTGTTATCATACATTTCCATTTCTTGTTAATTGCTCAGCAACATAGTTATGCAAATTGGACCCGGTGAAGAGAGAGGTTTTTGAAACGACATAAAGACCAGAAAAAGACCATAGTAGAAACAATTTTATTAGGATTGCGATAGATGATAAGATCCATGTGGAAGGATCAGTTAAAtagttaatttatttaatttcttGAAAGATGAAGTAGGAAATACTTTCATGGAAATGCTAAAAAAATATTAGAATCATACAAAACTTTTATTATTGCTCGTAATGTTACACATTAATTCTTGGTGCCAGACATGAATTCTAATTTTGTTTCATTATTATAGATGGTTTCCTTGGCATTTTCTGGAATGGAAAAAATCCattgagaaattttattcttGTATTTTCAGTCATGACAATTTGGTTTGTTGATAAAGTCTTATAACCTTTTATTTTTTAGTAATATGTCACAATAgcatcttcctttgaaatatctGATTCTATGTATTCTTATTTGTACCATAACGTGTGAACCTGATTCAGAAGATGAAATATCTTCTACAAAAAGACTATTAAGCGACAACTGTTAGTGCTATACCCTTGAATTTGTCAAAGTTAGAAATTTTAACGCTATGTATTGCTGTCTGAAACTCACACCACTATACATATCCAAGGTCAGTGTTGGTTGGTTCTTGGCGATGAAAACTATTGGTGCAACACTTGCTAATCTGAATTCAGATGCTCCTTTTCATAACATGCTTTGTTTCTTATATGTGTTTCACGTTTGTGATACAGAGGGGTTTTGAACCACAGTGGCTATCCATAACATTTTCCAAAGCTATATTTCTTGGAAATGGCCTTGTTGCCATTATCGCTGGGTTGTTTGCTAACCTGCTGACAGATAATTTGGGTTTTGGACCTGTTGCACCCTTTGATGCTGCCGCATGTTTTCTTGCTATTGGCATGGCGGTTATATTATCAACATGGACTGAGAACTATGGAGATCCTTCTGAAAGCAAGAATTTAGTTACCCAGTTCAAGGTTGCTGCATCAGCTATTTCTTCTGGTTAGTATTATTGTATTACAATTTCATGTTTACAAAAAATCAGCTGCGACCGGTAGTGTGATGAACAATGTACTATTTCAGACACGAAAATTGCGTTACTTGGTGCAATACAGTCGTTGTTTGAAGGTTCCATGTATACATTTGTTTTCCTCTGGACTCCTGCTTTAAGCCCAAATGATGAAGACATTCCACACGGATTCATTTTTGCGACATTTATGCTGTCCTCAATGTTGGGTAGCTCCATTGCATCTCGACTATTGTCCCGCGCAGCACCCAAAGTTGAATCTTACATGCAGCTTGTATTTGCTATCGCTGCGGTCACTCTCCTTCTACCTGTTATTACCAGTGTATGCCCTACTTACTGGCTTTTTGTTCGTGTTCCTTCACTCAATTGTTCTAACTTGATCTTTGATATGTTGCAGTTCTTAGTAGCACCCTCAACAGTCAAAGGTGGAAGCATTTCTTTCGGGGGTTGTATTCAGCTCTTTGGCTTCTGCACATTTGAAGCTTGTGTTGGAATATTTTGGCCTTCCATTATGAAGATGAGGTCCCAGTACATTCCTGAAGAGGCTAGAAGCACGATCATGAACTTTTTCCGCATTCCCCTTAACATATTTGTGTGTGTTGTTCTATACAATGTAAGCATCCAATCACATGGCTATATTATCTGATTTCACAGTGAATTTCCATTTAAAATTTGGTGTTTCTTGCACGAGTGAGAATTCAAGGTTTATTTACTTCAGCACTTCGAGTGTTTGCACCATAAGATGCTAACTTTTAGGTTTCCTGTCACATGATTTGCCAAATTTAGGACGATATATTAATTAGCATTTATTTTATATCTTAGTTGAACAATTAAACTAAAGGTTTCATAGTTATGCTAGCTATGGTAGCTTTAATTTGAGAAATTGAAGATATGAATCATAATTTGTCATATAATGATTGTTGAAGTGCCAATTTGCAGGTGAATGCATTCCCTATGACTGTCATGTTTGCCATGTgctctgttttccttttccttGCCTCAATTCTTCAAAGGAGGTTGATGATAGTTGCTGAGAGCCACAGATCAAGTAAGAAAGGAAATCTCCTCTCTTATCCTTTCTCAGTACATGAGATTTCTCTCTTTTAGCTTAACTGTTCTGCCATAGCTTCAAATAAAAGTTGGTTTTTTGGGCGCcacaaaaaatattgaaaatgtttGAATCTTCATTATCTTAAATTTTGTATATTGCAGTCATCCTTCTAGTCATAgtattttttattcaaaacaGTTAAAAAGAtgaattaatataatttattgattTCACAAAAAAATCAGCCTTTTGCTATGTTCTTATTGTAGACTGTGCAGAGTATTccaccaacaaaaaaaaaaaccataaaaaGTATCTACGatctaaaattttcatttttcatttttttctagaAAAACAAATGCCAAAAGCATAGTGCTAGTAGATGACATGCGAATTGCCAGACATGCTGCCCAGTGCccacatgtttttgcatcttaatAACAAGAAACTTTCAAATATTTGATGCTTATCATCTTTATCCAATCTCTGGTACAACCAAATTTTCATCAAATCTGCCTCCAGCAGTCAGTTGCATTTGAATAGGTTTATGATTCAACAAATTCTTTTGCTTATTTTGTACTTTCTTATACTGCATAAAAGATCGTAGATCTAAATGCTTCTCATGGTTGCATGAGCATATATCAGGTATCAGAAAAAGTCTGTGCACCCTATGGTTTTTCAGGGTTTGTCAATGTCCTCTGAGCCACGAGCCAAAAATATTTGTGCTTGTAAATTATCATTCTTAGTTTGGAGATTCTTAGGACCTTTCATCATTTTTGGATCATCAAGTCAACATTCCAATGACGGGTTGAGGCATGCTATTTCAAAGTAACTTGGTAATAGCCTCTCTGATTGCAGGGATAAGATGAGGACATTGATCCTAGATCCCTTACTTGCAGGAATCTCATTTATAGGGCTACCCTCTTTTACATGTTTAAAGTATAACATTTTGTTGCAGAACCAGTTCTTTATTGTCAACAAAAAATTTCCAAACAGCAGAAACTAAAATAGGAAACTTAGTTTGCCTCCATTTATTTGATTTAGAAAACATTTCTTTTTCTTCCCCCCCATTGTACACTTTCAGCTATggaaatccatcaaaattctattcaAGTGTCAATGCAGGAGATCCATTTTTATCCTTGTGATATTCTCATTGTTGATATTCTTTGCAGAGTCTGAAGATTGGACTTCTCTGAAGGAGAGAGATGCTGAGGCGGAGCCACTGAACATTTGAAGAGCAATAAAACCTGGAGCACACGAGAATGTGGTCTTTCACGGCaatgctactgcaatcttgtcTTGGTTCTTGTCATTACTAATCTGATGGAAAATAAGTTTGTTACTATGTTTAGGTGGATTCAATTGGATGTGCAGTTATGAGGCAGAGGACATTGGAAATGCAAGAACTCCATATTGAGGTTTCCCTATTCTAGATTTTCTTCTAAAAGATTACTGAAAAACAGAAGTATCTCTATGTAGTGGTTAACAGTCAGTTGCCCAATTGGTTTTCTGTTTTAGAATCCTTTTGTTGCTTCTTTATCTTCACTCACGACCGACATGTCCTTAGAGATTCTATCCATGACCGAGTCTTTATCATGTATTCAGAAAATAATCAATAATTTCTGCATCTAGATTTGGTTATTTCTGTTGATAgtcatttccttcttttttttctctctcttttacaGCAAACTGTTATTTGACAGATTGTTTTCTCTCGCCATATTAGTTTGACGAAATTAGTTCAGCATGTTTTACCCAGGTTTAAGAAAATTCAGCATTTTTAAACGTGGACAGGATCTCTTGCCTCATTTATGCATGTTGTTGAGTTCAGAAGACACTGTGGTTAATTTTCCAGTAAGCAGAGTCTGAATATGGCAACTAATTTTCCGGTTAACTTTCTTGCATAATTTACCACAGCAAGGAGAACAATATTGAGAGTGGGTCTTGGTATTTTAATATAAAACTGTTGAAAATAAGAGTTTTATATTCCAAGATCCACAAGTTGAAAGATAGCACCTGCATTCTGAGATTTTGTATGAGTCACATATAGCTCTTCATGGTAGAATCACAAGCAGATGAGAATTAACATACAAACTATCCCATGACCAGTTTCAGCTGCTGCTCCAGATAGGGGTCATTTGCCAAAAGAAATTTTGGCTGCAAACTGAGGCATGGGCTTTTCTCAAATCTAGCAGTGATGCATACAATAAGAATCGAGAACCATTGATGAGTCCAATCTACCTGAGGTTGTAGAGAAGGCTTTGCTATTATTTCTCAGCTGGTTTCCCAAATAATATTGTTCTACTTCTAGCATTTGTAGGTGTTATATTGGTTGTTATTATGTTCTTGCACCATCCATGACAATGGTCAATTTGTTGAGAATGTAAATTAATAGTTCAGGTTTCATCTACTGGCTTAAACTTTTAGATAGAATaatggtgatatatatatatatatatatatatatatatatatatatatatatatatatatatatatatggttatcTTACCAACAGATGCTAGGGCGAATTCATTGATTACagactaaaaaaaaaaggaaaattactGAGTTAGTTCTCTTCAGGAATTGTGGTTGTCAATTCTGCTGAATGTTATATGTCGATGCACTTTGTCAGCTTATAATGAACTGTGGAAGTAAGTAGGGTCACATTGCTGAGTTTGGTGGGTTTGGTGCATCAAACATAGAAGATATTGCTTGAGGCAATTATTTGTGTTTTGGCATTACATGTCTCAGAATGCAGTTGAGAAGAAGCCAAAAGAAAAGACAACAAACGCAACTCTAATTCACCTCTGTATCCAGATGATCCCAACCATCCATCCACCTCAATCAATTGGGCATTAAAAGGATTATGGCTCCAAGTTTTCCATTAGCTTATCGGTTTGTACTTTCACTATCAACAATAATGAAATAGTTAACGTTGCATCGAGTCGAGATAAGTCGACTCAGTTACTTGGTCAACTTGATTCGATGTAAGtttatattatttgaaaaaaactaTTTTACATTTATTTTAGCTCAAATTCAAACCCATCCTAACAAGATTTAAAATCAAGTCTCGAATTTTAAACATCGATTTGATTTAAAACTATTGTTCCAAACATTTAAGTGTGTGCCATGTATCACTCTTACAAGTCATTAGAGACTTGGAGATCCAACCAAAAGGCACAGTTATGCTTTCTTCTCTCCCGGCAACTCTGCAACATAGATGCTGCCTGGAATCCAAAGCCTGCCTTTCCTCGGCAATCCCTATCTTGCTACACTTGCTCAGAAGCTTCTTCCTGCAATCTTGTCCTTTCTTTATTGTAGCTTTTAAGCAATCTTATTAGCCATATATACCCTCACACTTCCCCCGTTAATCCATATCCCTAAGGAATCCCGTTATTCTATGTATAATATGTAACACCTCGACGCACTACCGGACGTCTGATCAAGCTTCAACGGCCGCTGATCTCGGAGTTCCGATTGCGACTTCAGGTCTTAAGACTAAAGAAGtccacagagagagaaagagagagagagagcgcgatgGGTCTGCTGTCGAACCGAGTGGAGAGGACGGAGATCAAGGCAGGAGACCACATCTACTCATGGAGAGCGGCCTACACTTACTCCCACCATGGTATCGTGACTCTCATCTCTTTCCCATTGATCGTGTTTGGCATTTGATGAAGAGATTTCTCCTCCTTTCCGTCGATGATTGTGGTTGTCTTGTTTTCTGCAAGTCGATGTATTGTTGGGCTTAAATGAATCATCTTTGGTTAAAATTTCACTAGGACTCCAGAACAATAACTTCCTGTCGGTGGTCTGCATGCTCTTGAAAGATCAATCTGGGCCAAGAATTTGACTTTGATGTATCTTTTGAGTACACTTATTCTGTTCCGGTTGATTGATGCGCATTCATTTGGGGGCGCAGAAGGAAAATTGCAATGGCATTTTCTATGTCTGCCCCAATTGTCACCTCGATAGCTGTGATCTGAAACACGTCCCAATTGGGTTTCCCAATTTCATGATAAAGGTATAGATCTCCCAGGAGGCAAAGGTAGCTTGTCCCTGCAAGCAATTTTCTCGTTCCAATTTCGAATCTCTACACTGCAGATAATAAACCCATACAAGTAGCTACCCTGTGTAATTGGGAAAAGAACATCTTCAGGTTCCTTCACCTCAAAGTCTCACCTACTTCCTTGTTTCCGTTGTCTACTCGGTCACTGTAAGTTTGGACTCTTTTGCGGGTAGTCGAGACTCCATGTTCAAGTTGAATGGACGGAGAAATGAAAAGCAAAGATATTAAACCATCTTCCCTCGTATCCTATGCATTTTGCCTATTAATATTATACCTTGCCACCTACATGTGGTTCGTTGTCTTTGGATATGCCATGATTTGCTCTATGAGCTTTTTGTCTAATTATTCCTTCATAATAGAATGGTCTTGAAACAAACCGGGGAAGATCTTTCTTTGTCGGTGCTTTGTTATCTTCTGCCTACATTTCTTAGTCTTTCATTATATCTTTGATCTCTGTTTAGAGGCCTTAAAAATGGGCCCTTTTGGTTCATGGTTATCTACTTAATTCTATATCATGCAGTTCATAAAGCTGTTTACAGATGATAAGATCTGTAGTCACCATCACAGAATGCTGGTTTGCATGTTAGGCTATCTTTCTGGGGGAATAATCTTTACCTTTCACACGTGATCTGCTTTATTTTATGTTTCCTGCTTCCTGCTTCTAGGATTGCATTTTTTCCGAAGATGATCTTCATCGTGAGCATGAATTTTCTCTCGTGTCACCCTACATATGTAGTAGCCTGTTTACGCATTTTCTTCACTGTTATGCATTAAAATATTCAGCATGTTATAGTTCTAATTGGTACTCACAGTGGTTTGCTCATTTAAACCAACATGCAAACACTGATGGTAGAACCAAACATAATCTTGTTTTGAAGAAGTCCTCATGGAATCTGATTGAGAAATTAGAGGTTTTCATGTGTTTTTTTGTTCCACATGTGAGAAAACTTATGTACATCACTGGAATGCGACGCTTATTCGATCAGGACAAGAATTAGCTCTATTCTAAAGCAAATTGAGGCCCTGGAAGTCTGTTAAGTGTTCTTATTGGCGCATGAATTCGTCTAGTGATCATAACTCTTTggatttcatcaccaaaattaatGTGACAACTATTACTTATGCAGAATCATTATTAAGGATTAATGATCAATTCTAAGTGCAAGTATGTGCAGGCATTTATGTTGGAGGAAGCAAAGTCGTTCATTTTACACGCAAAAAAGACACATCAGATGGTATCAATTCATCCAGCTCTTCTAGTTTGAGCTCAGGTGTTCCATCAGTTTGCCCAACTTTCCCCGACTGTGGATTTCATCAGTCCAATAGTGGGGTCATCCTCTCTTGCTTGGATTGCTTCCTTGGCAATGGCTCCCTCTACTGCTTCGAATATGGAGTGCCACCCTCAGTCTTCCTTGCAAAAGTCCGAGGTGGCACATGCACAACTGCAGAATCTGATCCTCCAGAGACGGTGATCAACAGAGCAATGTACCTACTCCAGAATGGGTTTGGAAACTATGATGTGTTCGAGAACAATTGCGAGGACTTTGCTCTTTACTGCAAGACAGGCCTTCTCTCTCTCGAAGAACTAGGTATTGGTAGGAGCGGGCAGGCATCATCATTCTTCGGTGTCCCTTTGGCAGCATTGTTTTCTACACCTTTCAAGCTGTTGGCAGCAGGGCCGGTGGGGATGGCCACCGTGACTGCTGGGATGTACTGTGCGGGCAGATACATCACTGATATAGGGGTCAGAAAGGATGTTGTAAAGGTTGCAGTAGAGGATTTGACTGCAAACCTCGGTTGGCGCCGCTGCCCCAAGGAAAGAGCTCCAGGAAAGGATTGTGATGCTTTGGCGAGTGTAGAATCTATCGAAGAAGAAAAACGACAACACTTATGACCATCCGTTAGCACAATCCGGTTGTCATTGTTTTCTTGTGGAAATCGATAATTTGGAAAATTGGTGCCAATAAATCTAGATCACTGATCTGTTGTGTATGCATTTAAACTTGACCAGCTTTTCATTTCAGATCTTTCTGATTTACCTTGTTAAGAATGTTACCGTTCATCTATCTAATCCGTATGTAATAAGTTTCTGCGTTTCTGCTTTCCTTCCCTGTGTAGCTCTGTGCTGGTAGTTCTGAACGATTGCTAGAGCAGATAAGAACGCGACAGAGTTTATAGCATAATTAAGAGTTGGTACTGTATCAAAATTTGTTCCCCCAGTAATCTTTTTCTGTCTGAAGAAAACATGGTGTCTGAGAATTTTTGTGAAATAACTGCAAGTTGTAAACCACAGGTTGCCTCGTTGTATCAA harbors:
- the LOC135622263 gene encoding uncharacterized protein LOC135622263, giving the protein MEAFYWLLFGGLAAVVVALEMSKTNRDRAATSSAFNSFKNNYLLVYSLMMAGDWLQGPYVYYLYSQYGYGKGDIGRLFIAGFGSSMLFGTIVGSLADKQGRKRASVTYCITYILSCITKHSPQYKVLMLGRILGGIATSLLFSAFESWLVAEHNKRGFEPQWLSITFSKAIFLGNGLVAIIAGLFANLLTDNLGFGPVAPFDAAACFLAIGMAVILSTWTENYGDPSESKNLVTQFKVAASAISSDTKIALLGAIQSLFEGSMYTFVFLWTPALSPNDEDIPHGFIFATFMLSSMLGSSIASRLLSRAAPKVESYMQLVFAIAAVTLLLPVITSFLVAPSTVKGGSISFGGCIQLFGFCTFEACVGIFWPSIMKMRSQYIPEEARSTIMNFFRIPLNIFVCVVLYNVNAFPMTVMFAMCSVFLFLASILQRRLMIVAESHRSKSEDWTSLKERDAEAEPLNI
- the LOC103996615 gene encoding protein LEAD-SENSITIVE 1 codes for the protein MGLLSNRVERTEIKAGDHIYSWRAAYTYSHHGIYVGGSKVVHFTRKKDTSDGINSSSSSSLSSGVPSVCPTFPDCGFHQSNSGVILSCLDCFLGNGSLYCFEYGVPPSVFLAKVRGGTCTTAESDPPETVINRAMYLLQNGFGNYDVFENNCEDFALYCKTGLLSLEELGIGRSGQASSFFGVPLAALFSTPFKLLAAGPVGMATVTAGMYCAGRYITDIGVRKDVVKVAVEDLTANLGWRRCPKERAPGKDCDALASVESIEEEKRQHL